In Rhizobium sp. EC-SD404, the following proteins share a genomic window:
- a CDS encoding glucoamylase family protein: MSLTDFPMTLKSDAHPGQFSEADEELLELIQRQTFRFFWEGAHQPSGLARDRQKTTGDPDNDLVAIGGSGFGIMSMIVAVERNWISREAATARLDTMLFCLERTPRYRGMFPHFINGRTGETIPFGRKDDGGDVVESTLLFQGLLCARQYFDRETDAERSLRDRINRLWLEAEWNWYNRGRGKHLYWHWSPKYGWAMNRKITGWNEGLLAFVLAAGSPDHSVDAEAYHEGFASGADFQNGRRYHGIELPLGVDHGGPLFIAQYSFCGLDPRGLMDRYADYWQQNVRHTLINHAHCVANPHGHDGYGPDCWGLTSSHGPKGYVAHAPGKDFGVITPSAALSSFPYAPYAAMRALRGFMTKPKNRIWGRFGFIDAFCENLDWYARTYLAINQGPIVIMIENFRSGLLWNLFMKAPEVQAGLLKLGFSSPHLVEGQFCTGARV, translated from the coding sequence ATGAGCCTTACTGATTTTCCGATGACATTGAAATCTGACGCGCATCCAGGCCAGTTCTCAGAGGCTGATGAAGAACTTCTCGAACTGATCCAAAGGCAAACCTTCCGCTTCTTTTGGGAAGGAGCGCATCAGCCAAGCGGCCTAGCACGAGACCGCCAGAAAACGACCGGTGACCCTGACAACGATCTTGTCGCCATCGGCGGTTCCGGTTTCGGCATCATGTCCATGATCGTTGCGGTCGAACGCAATTGGATTTCGCGCGAAGCCGCTACCGCCCGGCTTGACACGATGCTGTTCTGTCTGGAGCGGACACCACGCTATCGCGGCATGTTTCCGCATTTCATTAACGGGCGGACAGGCGAGACCATACCCTTCGGTCGAAAGGATGATGGCGGCGACGTCGTCGAGAGCACGCTTCTGTTCCAGGGGCTTCTCTGCGCTCGGCAATACTTCGATCGTGAAACCGATGCCGAAAGATCCCTGCGTGACCGCATCAACCGGCTTTGGCTGGAAGCTGAGTGGAACTGGTACAACCGGGGCCGCGGCAAGCATCTCTATTGGCACTGGAGCCCCAAATACGGCTGGGCGATGAACCGGAAGATCACTGGTTGGAACGAAGGATTGCTGGCCTTCGTACTTGCTGCCGGCTCTCCCGATCATTCGGTCGACGCCGAGGCTTATCATGAAGGCTTCGCGTCCGGCGCCGATTTCCAGAACGGACGAAGATACCACGGCATCGAATTACCCCTGGGCGTGGACCACGGCGGTCCGCTCTTCATCGCGCAGTATTCCTTCTGTGGGCTCGACCCCCGCGGGCTCATGGATCGCTATGCCGATTACTGGCAACAGAATGTTCGCCATACGCTGATCAACCACGCTCACTGCGTCGCAAATCCGCACGGTCACGACGGGTATGGGCCGGACTGTTGGGGGCTGACGTCCAGCCACGGACCTAAGGGCTACGTGGCGCACGCGCCTGGCAAGGATTTTGGCGTGATCACACCGAGTGCCGCGCTGTCCAGCTTTCCTTATGCACCATACGCGGCGATGCGCGCATTGCGCGGTTTCATGACAAAGCCGAAGAACCGGATTTGGGGCCGATTCGGCTTCATTGATGCCTTTTGCGAAAACCTAGATTGGTATGCGCGGACTTATTTGGCAATCAACCAGGGACCAATCGTCATCATGATTGAAAACTTCAGGAGCGGTCTGCTCTGGAACCTCTTCATGAAGGCACCTGAAGTGCAAGCTGGCTTGCTGAAGTTGGGTTTCTCCAGCCCCCATCTGGTCGAAGGGCAATTTTGCACTGGTGCGCGGGTGTGA
- a CDS encoding YihY/virulence factor BrkB family protein → MKKKQDHLAGRDAILTYGVASKNPEHLINGTGWRVPLAVLREATLRLWSDDAFGLAGNVAFRAVLAIFPFLIFTSSLTAFIGDRVMAEALIDFLVAIVPPALVGPIVQEVDEVMTTPRGGILSLGILLTIWFAVGGVDGVRVGLNRAYGIRETRSTAVLYSVQVAMVILASMVLVLVGYLLVLAPRAGSMLHALMPSFDPNSVTVNLIRYPASAVILTAALFVAHLILPARRTRFSNIWPGVAFTVTSWIILTAAFSFYLSSFATYGSYYAGLAGIVAALYFMYLAALVLIFGGELNRAMRIRRLARKLSDHD, encoded by the coding sequence GTGAAGAAAAAGCAGGACCATTTGGCGGGACGCGATGCAATCCTTACCTACGGGGTTGCGAGCAAGAACCCCGAACACTTGATCAACGGCACCGGCTGGCGTGTGCCGTTGGCAGTTTTGCGTGAAGCGACCTTGAGGCTTTGGAGCGACGATGCATTCGGGCTGGCCGGAAACGTCGCTTTTCGCGCGGTGCTTGCAATTTTTCCCTTCTTGATCTTCACCAGTTCGCTAACCGCATTCATCGGTGACCGCGTGATGGCAGAAGCGCTCATCGACTTTCTCGTCGCCATCGTGCCGCCCGCGCTGGTCGGGCCCATCGTTCAAGAGGTTGACGAGGTGATGACGACCCCACGCGGAGGAATACTCAGCCTCGGCATTCTGCTCACCATCTGGTTCGCTGTCGGCGGCGTTGACGGGGTTCGTGTCGGACTTAATCGGGCGTACGGGATCAGAGAAACACGCTCCACCGCAGTGCTCTACTCTGTGCAGGTCGCAATGGTAATTTTGGCGAGCATGGTTCTCGTGCTTGTCGGCTATCTGCTCGTTCTGGCACCACGAGCGGGCTCTATGCTGCACGCACTCATGCCGAGCTTTGATCCAAATTCTGTCACCGTCAATCTCATCCGGTATCCCGCTTCCGCGGTCATCCTCACTGCGGCACTGTTCGTCGCACACCTGATATTGCCGGCTCGCCGAACTCGGTTTTCAAACATTTGGCCGGGGGTCGCGTTCACCGTCACCAGCTGGATAATCCTCACCGCTGCGTTCTCATTCTATTTGTCTAGCTTTGCGACTTATGGGAGCTACTACGCTGGTCTGGCAGGAATCGTGGCGGCACTTTACTTCATGTATCTCGCCGCCCTGGTCCTGATCTTCGGAGGTGAACTTAACAGAGCAATGAGAATCCGGCGGCTTGCGCGCAAATTGAGCGACCACGACTAG
- a CDS encoding LysR substrate-binding domain-containing protein, with protein sequence MERCGLPSGVDDLARHGFLGPDRNPSDLALAEKMGLRREQLVLRTDRHPAQLAAARAGLGIAVARVPVDESDARLVRLLPDFEVDILQTWIVAHENLARVPRVRAAFDSFVESFRIMRRG encoded by the coding sequence GTGGAGCGATGTGGCCTGCCGTCAGGTGTCGACGATCTGGCGCGTCACGGGTTTCTAGGGCCTGATCGCAACCCCAGCGACCTGGCGTTGGCGGAAAAGATGGGGCTGAGGCGCGAACAGCTAGTCCTTCGCACAGACAGGCACCCCGCGCAGCTTGCTGCCGCACGCGCCGGCCTGGGCATCGCCGTGGCGCGGGTGCCGGTGGACGAAAGCGACGCACGACTTGTGCGGCTGCTGCCCGACTTCGAGGTCGACATCCTGCAAACCTGGATCGTCGCGCACGAAAATCTCGCGCGGGTGCCGCGGGTGCGGGCCGCCTTCGACAGTTTCGTCGAATCGTTCAGGATCATGCGGCGCGGCTGA
- a CDS encoding AraC family transcriptional regulator, whose translation MSNALRIARGRFGRVALLDMDRPLVRHAHPHCHVLLKVEGADTQFSVRDRTVPLTDETAVLINAWEPHAYDHDLAQPKTVILALYIEPQWLQHFRKNWGASDAPDFFEAAAGSITPDIRRLARELAEAMVHAPDAAALHEDLLGRLMITVIERFTAWRSVPQSISALAAREPSDFRIRKAVVLMTANPGVITDMDTLATDVGMSRAHFFRQFESVMRVSPRVYLNVQRLERAVSAVSDGEETFAAIGERLGFSVPAHFSRFFHDHAGSSPSVFRSVTRLAGSQFETSR comes from the coding sequence ATGTCCAACGCATTGCGCATTGCCAGGGGCCGGTTTGGGCGTGTGGCACTTCTTGATATGGACAGGCCCCTCGTGCGCCATGCCCATCCGCACTGCCATGTGCTGTTGAAGGTCGAGGGAGCCGATACGCAGTTTTCCGTGCGGGATCGCACCGTCCCGTTGACCGATGAGACTGCCGTGCTGATCAACGCCTGGGAGCCGCACGCCTACGACCATGATCTGGCGCAGCCGAAGACGGTGATCCTGGCGCTTTATATCGAGCCCCAATGGTTGCAACATTTCCGCAAGAACTGGGGCGCGAGCGACGCACCGGACTTTTTCGAGGCAGCAGCCGGCTCGATTACCCCCGATATCAGGCGGCTCGCCCGCGAACTGGCAGAGGCGATGGTGCATGCGCCTGACGCTGCCGCACTGCACGAAGATTTGCTCGGCCGGCTGATGATCACCGTGATCGAGCGGTTCACGGCTTGGCGCAGCGTGCCCCAGTCGATCAGCGCACTGGCTGCCCGAGAACCCTCCGATTTCCGCATCCGCAAGGCCGTGGTCCTGATGACGGCAAACCCCGGCGTGATCACTGACATGGACACGTTGGCGACCGATGTCGGCATGTCACGGGCCCACTTCTTCCGGCAGTTCGAAAGCGTCATGCGCGTCAGCCCGCGGGTCTATCTCAACGTCCAGCGATTGGAGCGCGCGGTCAGCGCAGTTTCCGACGGCGAAGAGACCTTCGCCGCCATCGGCGAGCGGCTGGGCTTTTCGGTTCCAGCGCATTTCTCGCGCTTCTTCCACGATCACGCCGGGTCGTCCCCAAGCGTGTTTCGCTCCGTCACACGTCTCGCCGGGTCGCAATTTGAGACTTCTCGGTAA
- a CDS encoding molybdopterin cofactor-binding domain-containing protein, giving the protein MNEQTRPQSLVGQSVERVEDASLLKGRGRFIDDLPTRRDTAYAAFLRSPHAHAEIRAIDIDKARAHSGVYAVLTGEDVASLTNSLVVGVKADVECWPMARDRVRYVGEPVVLVVAESRYIAEDALDLVEVTYETLSPVIDPRAALADEAPVLHPSLGTNLINERSFRYGDPEAAFEAAAHRISITTAYPRNSCTPIETYGVIAEYDPGEDAYDVMANFQGPFSIHAVLSRALKVPGNRMRLRTPPDSGGSFGVKQGVFPYVVLVAIAARVADRPVKWIEDRLEHLTASVSATNRVTTLEAAVEPDGRITALSWDQIEDCGAHLRAPEPATLYRMHGNMTGAYAIDNVAIRNRVVLTNKTPTGLNRGFGGPQIYFPLERLLHKIADELGLDRLDVIRKNLVPGDAFPYRTATGALLDSGDYAAALDRAVNEGGLDELIAKRKAARAEGRLYGIGFTAAVEPSVSNMGYITTVLTPEARAKAGPKNGAQAVATVGIDPLGSVTVKVASVPQGQGHRTVLAQVVADRLGLPLGAVRVNTELDTNRDAWSIASGNYASRFAPAVAGTARLAADRLRGRLATIAAAQLNVAAEQVEFANGKVFDRGNPDNSVSFARVAAASHWAPGTVPAGTGQTIRETVFWTPDELAAPTAEDGINSSLCHGFIFDFCGVEIDRDTGVARIDKYVTMHDCGTILHPGMVDGQVRGGFAQAVGAALYEEYAYGADGSFLTGTLADYLIPTVMETPEPVILHFESPSPFTPLGAKGVGEGNCMSTPACIANAIADATGVEDLTLPLSPSKISALIHADEKPSARPRREVKPLKAREGERALSGEGSAEVSATREEIWAMLLDPKTLEAIIPGAHKVEKISDTHFRADVTLGVGPVKGRYRADIELSDMVEPEAVTLSGGTEGALGSGRGQGRITLIATENGTRVSYSYEAGIGGKVASIGGRLLDGAARVVIGQFFQSLARYAGRDKAADTPSIGLWARLRSLLGRRA; this is encoded by the coding sequence ATGAACGAGCAAACGAGGCCGCAAAGCCTCGTCGGACAGTCCGTCGAACGTGTCGAGGATGCGAGCCTTCTCAAAGGCCGCGGGCGCTTTATCGACGATCTGCCGACGCGCCGCGACACGGCATACGCCGCTTTCCTGCGCTCGCCGCACGCCCATGCCGAAATCCGCGCCATCGACATCGACAAGGCCAGGGCCCATTCAGGCGTCTACGCGGTTCTGACCGGTGAGGACGTCGCGAGCCTGACCAACAGCCTCGTCGTCGGCGTGAAGGCCGATGTGGAATGTTGGCCGATGGCGCGCGACCGCGTCCGTTATGTCGGCGAGCCCGTCGTGCTCGTGGTCGCGGAAAGCCGCTATATCGCCGAGGACGCGCTGGATCTCGTGGAGGTCACCTACGAAACGCTATCGCCGGTGATCGATCCGCGCGCGGCGCTTGCCGACGAAGCGCCCGTACTCCATCCGTCTCTCGGCACGAACCTGATCAATGAGCGTTCGTTTCGCTACGGCGATCCCGAGGCAGCCTTCGAGGCCGCCGCACATCGCATTTCGATCACCACGGCCTATCCGCGCAATTCCTGCACGCCCATCGAAACCTATGGCGTGATCGCCGAATACGACCCCGGCGAAGATGCCTATGACGTCATGGCGAACTTCCAGGGACCGTTTTCAATCCATGCGGTTCTCTCGCGTGCGCTGAAAGTGCCCGGCAACCGCATGCGTCTGCGCACCCCGCCGGATTCCGGCGGCTCTTTCGGCGTCAAGCAGGGCGTCTTTCCCTATGTGGTGCTCGTTGCCATCGCCGCACGCGTCGCCGATCGGCCCGTCAAATGGATCGAGGATCGCCTGGAGCACCTGACCGCGTCTGTCTCAGCGACCAACCGGGTGACGACACTTGAAGCGGCGGTGGAGCCGGACGGCCGGATCACGGCGCTCTCCTGGGATCAGATCGAGGATTGCGGCGCGCATCTGCGGGCGCCGGAGCCGGCGACGCTCTACCGCATGCATGGCAACATGACCGGCGCCTACGCAATCGACAATGTCGCCATCCGCAACCGGGTCGTTCTGACAAACAAGACACCGACCGGCCTCAACAGGGGCTTCGGCGGCCCTCAGATCTATTTTCCGCTGGAGCGGCTCCTCCACAAGATCGCCGACGAACTGGGGCTCGACCGGCTTGATGTGATCCGCAAGAACCTCGTGCCTGGCGACGCCTTTCCCTATCGCACCGCGACCGGCGCGCTCCTGGACTCCGGCGATTACGCAGCTGCCCTCGACCGTGCCGTCAACGAAGGCGGTCTCGATGAACTGATCGCGAAGCGTAAGGCAGCCCGCGCCGAAGGCCGGCTGTACGGCATCGGCTTCACCGCGGCGGTGGAGCCGAGCGTCTCGAACATGGGCTACATCACCACCGTGCTGACGCCGGAAGCGCGCGCCAAGGCCGGACCGAAGAACGGGGCGCAGGCCGTGGCGACGGTCGGCATCGATCCGCTCGGCTCGGTCACCGTCAAGGTCGCCTCGGTGCCGCAAGGGCAGGGCCACCGCACGGTGCTCGCCCAAGTGGTCGCCGACCGGCTAGGCCTCCCGCTCGGCGCCGTCAGGGTTAACACTGAACTCGATACCAATCGCGACGCCTGGTCGATCGCCTCGGGCAATTATGCCAGCCGTTTCGCACCAGCCGTTGCCGGAACCGCAAGGCTCGCGGCTGACCGGCTGCGCGGTAGATTGGCCACCATCGCGGCCGCACAGCTGAACGTTGCCGCCGAGCAGGTCGAATTCGCCAACGGCAAGGTATTCGACCGTGGCAATCCCGACAACTCAGTCTCTTTCGCGCGTGTCGCGGCAGCGAGCCACTGGGCGCCGGGCACCGTGCCGGCAGGCACCGGCCAGACCATCCGGGAAACCGTCTTCTGGACGCCCGATGAGCTGGCGGCCCCAACAGCCGAAGACGGTATCAATTCGTCGCTCTGCCACGGCTTCATCTTCGATTTCTGTGGCGTGGAAATCGACCGCGATACGGGCGTGGCGCGCATCGACAAATACGTGACCATGCACGATTGCGGCACTATCCTGCATCCGGGCATGGTGGACGGCCAGGTCCGTGGGGGCTTTGCCCAGGCAGTGGGCGCCGCGCTCTACGAAGAATATGCCTACGGCGCCGACGGGTCTTTCCTGACTGGAACACTCGCTGACTATCTGATCCCGACCGTGATGGAGACACCGGAGCCGGTGATCCTTCACTTCGAGAGCCCTTCGCCCTTCACGCCGCTTGGCGCAAAAGGGGTCGGCGAGGGCAACTGCATGTCGACGCCGGCATGCATCGCCAACGCCATCGCCGATGCGACAGGCGTCGAGGACCTGACGCTGCCGCTGTCGCCGAGCAAGATCTCGGCGCTCATCCATGCCGACGAGAAGCCATCCGCACGGCCCAGACGCGAGGTCAAGCCGCTGAAGGCGCGCGAGGGCGAACGCGCACTGTCCGGCGAAGGGTCGGCCGAGGTTTCCGCCACCCGCGAAGAGATCTGGGCGATGCTGCTCGATCCAAAGACGCTGGAAGCGATCATTCCCGGCGCCCACAAGGTCGAGAAGATTTCCGACACACATTTCCGCGCCGACGTCACCTTGGGGGTTGGCCCCGTCAAGGGACGCTACCGCGCCGACATCGAACTGTCCGACATGGTCGAGCCGGAAGCGGTGACGCTTTCCGGCGGCACGGAAGGCGCGCTCGGGTCCGGACGAGGGCAGGGCCGCATCACGCTGATCGCAACGGAAAACGGCACCCGTGTTTCCTACAGCTACGAAGCCGGCATTGGCGGCAAGGTCGCTTCCATTGGCGGACGCCTGCTCGACGGTGCGGCGCGGGTGGTCATCGGCCAGTTCTTCCAGTCGCTCGCCCGCTACGCGGGCCGCGACAAGGCCGCCGATACACCGTCGATCGGCCTTTGGGCGCGGCTCCGATCTCTTCTGGGGAGGCGCGCATGA